Within the Dehalococcoidia bacterium genome, the region GATCAGCAATCCAGCGATCAGTGGCATACTGGAGAAGTTCGGGGGTAAGGCGCTTGTCCTCAACCATGCCATCACCGATATCGAGGACGGGAGCTTCCATTACACCGGCGGCTTTGCACTCAGAACGGCACCCCAGCCAGGCAAGCCGGTTCGATTCGAGAGTAGCGGCTCATTCGCCTTATTGGATAATGGGAGCGATACCCTGCACGGCGAAGTGGATGACTATGTAATCGATCTGAATCTGGATAGCCTCAAACCGCCCGTTCTTCAACACGGCGATGGCTATCACGACTACAGTTTCGGGGGATACACCTACTACTACTCCCGTGAGCGCATCCATACCACCGGAACCATCACCATCAATGGTGTGGCCTATGCGGTCAAAGGCACGTCATGGTTCGACCATCAGTGGGGACAACTGGACGCCGTGATCGATGTCGGATGGAACTGGTTCGCTATTCAGCTGGATGACAACCGAGAGATTATGCTGTTCACTGTCAACTCGGACAACCGGACCGTCCTGCTCGGAGGTTCGTTAACCTCATCCGACTGTCTGACCACCGAGATCTCACCGGAGGATATGGAAATCACTGTGCTGGGAACATGGAGCAGCCCTCACACTTCCAAAACATATCCAAGCGG harbors:
- a CDS encoding lipocalin family protein — translated: MHYKFITLLAVFLTLLLASCGSKDNPDPLAEDPSLGVPQGKVLFPEDEYPHHEPIEWYYWTGHLQTEEGRWFGYELVFFVLDLREQGSLISNPAISGILEKFGGKALVLNHAITDIEDGSFHYTGGFALRTAPQPGKPVRFESSGSFALLDNGSDTLHGEVDDYVIDLNLDSLKPPVLQHGDGYHDYSFGGYTYYYSRERIHTTGTITINGVAYAVKGTSWFDHQWGQLDAVIDVGWNWFAIQLDDNREIMLFTVNSDNRTVLLGGSLTSSDCLTTEISPEDMEITVLGTWSSPHTSKTYPSGWHIRVDDINMTLTPVMKDQELVSSYKTYWEGDCEVTGDVTGRAYVELTGY